The following proteins come from a genomic window of Gottfriedia acidiceleris:
- a CDS encoding acyl-CoA dehydrogenase family protein yields MDFLLSKEQQMIQEMVRDFAAKEIEPFAEELDRDSKFPIETFKKMGELGLLGIPFPEEYGGSGGDTISYALAVEEIGRACGGTGLSFAATCSLGASPIYYFGTEEQKQKYLIPMAQGKTLGAFGLTEPNAGSDAGGTQTKAVLEGDEYVITGEKCWITNAQYSNTIIVTAYTSIDEKGKKNICAFIVPTDSEGLTITDPYDKMGVRASNTTQIVLDGVRVPKENILGNPDKGFGQFLYTLDGGRISIAALAVGIAQKAFDKALVYAKERKQFNQPLSSFQAIQFKLADMAMGIELARNMVHKAAWLKDNGKPFTKEAAFAKLYASEIASKIANESLQIHGGYGYMKEYGIERLVRDAKLLEIGEGTSEIQRIVIARQLGCR; encoded by the coding sequence ATGGATTTTTTATTATCTAAAGAACAGCAAATGATTCAAGAAATGGTACGAGATTTCGCAGCGAAGGAAATTGAGCCTTTTGCAGAGGAACTTGATCGTGATAGCAAATTCCCAATTGAAACGTTCAAAAAAATGGGTGAATTAGGTTTATTAGGAATTCCGTTCCCTGAAGAATATGGCGGTAGTGGTGGCGATACAATTAGTTATGCGTTAGCTGTAGAGGAAATAGGGCGTGCATGTGGAGGAACAGGGTTAAGCTTTGCTGCAACATGTTCATTAGGCGCTTCTCCAATTTACTATTTTGGTACAGAGGAACAAAAGCAAAAATACTTAATTCCAATGGCGCAAGGAAAAACTCTTGGAGCTTTCGGTTTAACTGAGCCAAATGCGGGTTCTGATGCTGGTGGAACACAAACAAAAGCAGTTTTAGAAGGTGATGAGTATGTGATTACAGGTGAAAAGTGCTGGATTACAAACGCTCAGTATTCTAACACAATTATCGTAACAGCTTATACTTCTATTGATGAAAAAGGAAAGAAAAATATATGTGCGTTTATCGTTCCAACTGACTCAGAAGGATTAACAATTACAGATCCTTATGACAAGATGGGTGTTCGTGCTTCTAATACAACTCAAATTGTTTTAGATGGAGTACGTGTTCCAAAAGAAAATATTCTTGGCAATCCTGATAAAGGTTTTGGCCAATTCTTATATACATTAGATGGTGGTAGAATTTCAATTGCAGCACTTGCTGTAGGTATTGCACAAAAGGCTTTTGACAAAGCATTAGTATATGCAAAAGAACGTAAACAATTTAACCAACCTTTATCAAGTTTCCAAGCTATTCAGTTTAAATTAGCTGATATGGCAATGGGAATTGAGTTAGCAAGAAATATGGTGCACAAAGCTGCATGGTTAAAAGACAATGGAAAACCGTTTACGAAAGAAGCGGCATTCGCTAAGTTATACGCATCTGAAATCGCTTCCAAAATTGCGAATGAATCGTTACAAATCCATGGTGGATATGGCTATATGAAAGAGTATGGCATCGAGCGTTTAGTTCGTGATGCTAAGTTACTTGAAATTGGTGAAGGTACATCAGAAATTCAACGTATAGTAATTGCTCGTCAATTAG